The Gemmata palustris genome includes a region encoding these proteins:
- a CDS encoding PP2C family serine/threonine-protein phosphatase produces the protein MIQTYTFSAAGGHAANEDAFVLRPDANKEGRVVALADGQGGRAGGARAARLACEIAGQHATWDESLGWVEILTRADVTVAQDHEAGFTTLVGLRVCADRVVGASCGDSAAAVVCGEQAPRVLTSRQFKNPPVGCGAATFVPFEMKLTRPWKLLAITDGVWKYAGWERVWDCAARLSGTELIAELQSAAQLVLTGEFQDDFTVVLLESE, from the coding sequence ATGATCCAGACCTACACCTTTAGTGCCGCGGGTGGCCACGCCGCCAACGAAGACGCATTCGTGCTGCGCCCCGACGCCAACAAAGAAGGGCGGGTCGTTGCGCTCGCCGACGGGCAAGGCGGGCGCGCCGGCGGAGCGCGAGCCGCCCGGCTCGCGTGTGAAATTGCCGGGCAACACGCTACCTGGGATGAATCACTCGGCTGGGTCGAGATCCTGACCCGCGCAGATGTCACGGTCGCACAAGATCACGAGGCCGGGTTCACGACTCTGGTCGGGCTGCGCGTTTGCGCCGACCGCGTTGTCGGTGCTTCATGCGGTGACAGCGCGGCCGCCGTAGTCTGCGGCGAACAGGCGCCGCGCGTGTTGACCTCTCGACAGTTCAAAAACCCGCCGGTCGGTTGTGGCGCCGCGACCTTCGTCCCGTTCGAGATGAAGCTCACGCGCCCCTGGAAGCTACTCGCAATCACAGACGGCGTGTGGAAGTACGCAGGATGGGAGCGCGTATGGGACTGCGCCGCACGACTCTCGGGCACGGAGTTGATCGCGGAACTTCAGAGTGCGGCCCAACTTGTCCTCACCGGCGAGTTTCAGGACGACTTCACCGTTGTGTTGCTTGAAAGCGAGTAG
- a CDS encoding aminotransferase class IV gives MIASLAYLNGRLLPFTEAALPLHDAGFVSGATIVDNARTFRHKLFRWPDHLARFRRDCAACFVPLDATDEHLTATAEELVAHNAKLLPPGSELQLVTFATPGPLGFYLGEANSGPPTLGMVTYSLPFARYRRFFTEGVTLAVAGTQSSDPADLLPPRVKHRSRLFWHIADKTLNDPTNRFHAPGAVPVVLDHAGTADTAIGCVLAVIDDTVVHPAADRVQDSISAKVIADLCAVTGLNYRTDALDFRQLCEPSQNGGSAIVPRVSELLLAGTGFCVAGVKRVACAGHARDYTWPGPVCGKLLAAWSDLVDMDIAKQFTGAGD, from the coding sequence GTGATTGCATCACTCGCTTACCTCAACGGTCGGCTCCTACCGTTCACGGAAGCCGCTCTACCGCTGCACGACGCCGGGTTCGTGTCCGGCGCGACGATCGTGGATAACGCGCGCACGTTCCGACACAAACTGTTCCGCTGGCCGGACCACCTCGCACGCTTCCGACGCGACTGCGCCGCGTGCTTCGTCCCGCTCGACGCGACCGACGAGCACCTCACTGCAACCGCAGAAGAACTCGTCGCACACAACGCGAAATTGCTCCCGCCAGGGAGCGAGTTGCAGTTGGTCACGTTCGCCACCCCCGGACCGCTCGGGTTCTACCTGGGTGAAGCGAACAGCGGCCCGCCGACGCTCGGCATGGTGACGTACTCGCTGCCGTTCGCGCGCTACCGGCGATTCTTCACAGAAGGCGTGACACTCGCGGTAGCAGGGACGCAATCGTCCGATCCGGCCGACCTTCTACCCCCGCGCGTGAAGCACCGCAGTCGGCTGTTCTGGCACATCGCCGACAAGACGCTGAACGACCCCACGAACCGATTTCACGCACCGGGCGCGGTACCGGTCGTCCTCGATCACGCGGGCACTGCAGATACGGCAATCGGGTGCGTTCTGGCCGTAATCGACGATACGGTTGTCCACCCGGCGGCGGATCGCGTTCAAGACAGCATCAGCGCAAAGGTGATCGCCGATTTGTGTGCTGTCACCGGGCTGAACTACCGAACCGACGCGCTCGACTTCCGCCAGTTGTGCGAGCCGAGCCAGAACGGGGGAAGCGCGATCGTTCCTCGCGTGTCCGAACTGCTGTTAGCCGGTACCGGCTTCTGCGTAGCCGGAGTGAAGCGCGTTGCCTGTGCGGGGCACGCGCGCGACTACACGTGGCCCGGCCCGGTGTGCGGAAAGTTGCTCGCGGCGTGGAGCGATTTGGTCGACATGGACATCGCGAAGCAGTTCACCGGGGCGGGTGATTGA
- a CDS encoding protein-tyrosine phosphatase family protein, protein MYRITQCFSVGPFASTERAEKLLAAGVTHVLNVSDGPSHVSAGEGSFADVVWVPMSDSRRLMLSTAVRAIDALHELASAPDAHVYVHCVAGLVRSPTILWLYLVACGLPPKFARDTIETRSPNATAGHFRMVDHEHVLLAQKHGLARFLPHPRREVIVPFPLMEE, encoded by the coding sequence ATGTACCGCATCACGCAGTGCTTCTCGGTCGGGCCGTTCGCGTCTACGGAGCGCGCGGAGAAACTGCTCGCGGCCGGTGTCACGCACGTGCTGAACGTGTCCGACGGGCCGAGTCACGTGTCGGCCGGCGAAGGTTCGTTCGCGGACGTCGTATGGGTGCCCATGTCCGATAGCCGCCGACTGATGCTCTCAACCGCGGTGCGGGCGATCGACGCGCTTCACGAACTCGCCTCAGCACCGGACGCGCACGTCTACGTTCACTGTGTCGCGGGCTTGGTCCGCTCGCCAACGATCCTGTGGCTGTACCTAGTTGCGTGCGGCCTCCCACCAAAATTCGCACGCGACACCATCGAAACGCGGTCGCCCAACGCCACCGCAGGCCACTTCCGTATGGTCGACCACGAACACGTGCTGCTCGCGCAGAAGCACGGACTCGCTCGCTTTCTTCCCCACCCGCGTAGGGAAGTCATCGTGCCGTTTCCACTAATGGAAGAATAA